One window of the Oncorhynchus gorbuscha isolate QuinsamMale2020 ecotype Even-year unplaced genomic scaffold, OgorEven_v1.0 Un_scaffold_2979, whole genome shotgun sequence genome contains the following:
- the LOC124027186 gene encoding SKI family transcriptional corepressor 1 homolog-B-like isoform X4: protein MESIPNQQPAGRDSSSSPSSKQDVQPFSSPISLKPNQVSETALYGVHIVSLVIDGQERLCLAQISNTLLKNYSYNEIHNRRVALGITCVQCTPVQLEILRRAGAMPISSRRCGMITKREAERLCKSFLGAHNPPKLPENFAFDVSHECAWGSRGSFIPARYNSSRAKCIKCTYCNMYFSPNKFIFHSHRTPESKYTQPDAANFNSWRRHLKLTDKSSSDDVAHAWEDVKAMFNGGSRKRTLPMSGSSMSSPLKSHSTSNPTQRSSPEVPHKTLRCDEDRGRPNISLSNGVRNYPVIPVPSKSFGMLQKIQPPLFPHPYGFPAFGLCQKKDDGVGETNKTNVSGVFWPGAKDSIYPSFPMFWPTAGGLPMPPYQQSPPKPPTELLSVRQSDLELSDQSDRCANTPKDSFQDSERCSSSQSTRNDEDKSGDEARSTEGLPTTPRKINYISAFRPVVKDAESIAKLYGNRDTYSGVRSGYLSPDFVSESSSYRSMSPDVDSVDDPDVDVESNRAHEDEESVQLSVEDRQSPPPLNSAHSGPEDSRELGTSPGPQPEDPHSGSSDDERQGGQVSERHDTPVYEVYTHEKDGHMPLNGPSTFGSKHSSPLQSNGVLHVSDPHKQRSPTREDVPQRTYQDQAKESPPCNGALRQHDVSRIQEKDIENMAKEELQKQLVEQVELRKKLEREFQSLKDNFQDQMKRELSYREEMVQQLHIVRAHDALHHFSCKMLTPRHCTGACTFKPPLLPP, encoded by the exons ATGGAGTCGATACCCAATCAACAACCAGCGGGACGAGACTCCAGCTCTTCCCCCAGCTCCAAGCAGGACGTTCAGCCCTTCTCCAGCCCCATCTCCCTGAAGCCTAACCAAGTCAGCGAGACCGCGTTGTATGGAGTGCACATCGTGTCTTTGGTCATAGATGGCCAGGAAAGACTTTGCTTGGCGCAGATATCCAACACATTGCTAAAGAACTACAGTTACAACGAAATCCATAACCGACGCGTTGCTCTTGGAATCACCTGCGTCCAGTGCACGCCCGTCCAGCTCGAGATACTGAGGCGCGCTGGCGCCATGCCAATCTCCTCGCGGCGCTGCGGTATGATCACTAAGCGGGAGGCGGAGAGGCTATGTAAATCATTCCTTGGTGCTCACAACCCACCAAAGCTACCGGAAAATTTCGCTTTTGATGTCTCTCATGAATGCGCGTGGGGAAGCAGAGGTAGCTTCATACCTGCCAGGTATAACAGCTCGAGGGCCAAGTGCATTAAATGCACATATTGTAACATGTATTTTTCCCCGAATAAATTCATATTCCACTCCCATCGCACTCCCGAGTCCAAGTATACACAGCCAGACGCAGCAAACTTCAATTCGTGGAGGCGCCATCTCAAACTAACAGACAAAAGCTCGTCGGATGATGTTGCCCACGCGTGGGAGGATGTTAAAGCGATGTTCAACGGGGGAAGTCGTAAGAGGACGCTACCTATGAGTGGGTCATCCATGTCCTCTCCTTTGAAGTCACATTCCACCAGTAACCCAACTCAAAGAAGTTCCCCCGAGGTACCCCATAAAACGTTGCGCTGTGACGAAGAccgaggtaggcctaacatcagtCTGTCAAATGGCGTCCGGAACTACCCGGTTATCCCTGTGCCCAGTAAGAGCTTTGGGATGCTTCAAAAGATCCAGCCACCGCTCTTCCCCCACCCGTATGGATTCCCTGCGTTTGGACTGTGTCAAAAGAAGGACGACGGAGTGGGAGAGACAAATAAAACCAACGTTTCGGGTGTCTTTTGGCCAGGAGCAAAGGACAGTATTTATCCCTCTTTCCCGATGTTTTGGCCAACAGCAGGTGGCCTGCCGATGCCACCGTATCAACAGTCACCACCCAAACCACCCACAGAGCTCTTAAGTGTCAGACAGAGTGACCTCGAGTTATCGGATCAAAGTGACCGGTGCGCAAACACACCTAAGGATAGCTTTCAAGACAGCGAACGGTGCTCCAGCTCACAATCCACCCGGAACGACGAGGATAAATCCGGGGATGAGGCCCGGTCGACGGAAGGACTCCCCACAACTCCACGGAAGATAAATTACATCTCTGCGTTCAGACCTGTGGTGAAAGACGCCGAAAGCATTGCAAAGCTATACGGCAATAGGGACACGTACAGCGGTGTGCGCTCTGGTTACCTATCGCCAGATTTCGTGAGTGAAAGTTCTAGCTATAGGTCTATGTCCCCGGATGTGGATAGCGTGGACGACCCAGACGTTGACGTGGAGTCAAACAGGGCACACGAGGATGAAGAGTCAGTCCAACTGTCAGTGGAGGACCGTCAGAGTCCCCCGCCCCTCAACTCAGCCCATTCCGGGCCTGAAGATAGTCGAGAGTTGGGGACAAGTCCAGGACCACAACCGGAAGATCCCCACTCCGGGTCCTCTGATGACgagaggcagggtggacaggTGTCAGAGCGCCATGATACACCGGTGTACGAA GTGTACACACATGAAAAGGATGGACACATGCCTTTGAACGGTCCATCTACGTTTGGATCAAAACATAGCAGCCCATTGCAATCGAACG GTGTACTCCATGTTTCCGACCCACACAAACAACGTTCTCCTACAAGAGAGGACGTTCCACAGAGAACCTATCAGGACCAAGCAAAGGAAAGCCCACCAt GCAATGGGGCATTACGTCAGCATGACGTCAGTAGGATCCAGGAAAAAGATATCGAAAACATGGCTAAAG AGGAACTTCAGAAACAGCTTGTCGAACAAGTGGAGCTCAGAAAAAAGTTGGAACGCGAATTTCAAAGTTTAAAAG ATAATTTTCAGGACCAAATGAAGAGGGAACTGTCCTACAGAGAAGAGATGGTCCAACAGCTTCATATTGTCCGAG CTCATGACGCCCTGCACCATTTCTCCTGCAAGATGCTGACCCCTCGCCATTGTACTGGAGCCTGTACTTTCAAACCCCCTCTGCTGCCTCCATAA
- the LOC124027186 gene encoding SKI family transcriptional corepressor 1 homolog-B-like isoform X1 codes for MESIPNQQPAGRDSSSSPSSKQDVQPFSSPISLKPNQVSETALYGVHIVSLVIDGQERLCLAQISNTLLKNYSYNEIHNRRVALGITCVQCTPVQLEILRRAGAMPISSRRCGMITKREAERLCKSFLGAHNPPKLPENFAFDVSHECAWGSRGSFIPARYNSSRAKCIKCTYCNMYFSPNKFIFHSHRTPESKYTQPDAANFNSWRRHLKLTDKSSSDDVAHAWEDVKAMFNGGSRKRTLPMSGSSMSSPLKSHSTSNPTQRSSPEVPHKTLRCDEDRGRPNISLSNGVRNYPVIPVPSKSFGMLQKIQPPLFPHPYGFPAFGLCQKKDDGVGETNKTNVSGVFWPGAKDSIYPSFPMFWPTAGGLPMPPYQQSPPKPPTELLSVRQSDLELSDQSDRCANTPKDSFQDSERCSSSQSTRNDEDKSGDEARSTEGLPTTPRKINYISAFRPVVKDAESIAKLYGNRDTYSGVRSGYLSPDFVSESSSYRSMSPDVDSVDDPDVDVESNRAHEDEESVQLSVEDRQSPPPLNSAHSGPEDSRELGTSPGPQPEDPHSGSSDDERQGGQVSERHDTPVYEVYTHEKDGHMPLNGPSTFGSKHSSPLQSNGVLHVSDPHKQRSPTREDVPQRTYQDQAKESPPCNGALRQHDVSRIQEKDIENMAKEELQKQLVEQVELRKKLEREFQSLKDNFQDQMKRELSYREEMVQQLHIVRDTLCSELDQERKARYAIQQKLKEAHDALHHFSCKMLTPRHCTGACTFKPPLLPP; via the exons ATGGAGTCGATACCCAATCAACAACCAGCGGGACGAGACTCCAGCTCTTCCCCCAGCTCCAAGCAGGACGTTCAGCCCTTCTCCAGCCCCATCTCCCTGAAGCCTAACCAAGTCAGCGAGACCGCGTTGTATGGAGTGCACATCGTGTCTTTGGTCATAGATGGCCAGGAAAGACTTTGCTTGGCGCAGATATCCAACACATTGCTAAAGAACTACAGTTACAACGAAATCCATAACCGACGCGTTGCTCTTGGAATCACCTGCGTCCAGTGCACGCCCGTCCAGCTCGAGATACTGAGGCGCGCTGGCGCCATGCCAATCTCCTCGCGGCGCTGCGGTATGATCACTAAGCGGGAGGCGGAGAGGCTATGTAAATCATTCCTTGGTGCTCACAACCCACCAAAGCTACCGGAAAATTTCGCTTTTGATGTCTCTCATGAATGCGCGTGGGGAAGCAGAGGTAGCTTCATACCTGCCAGGTATAACAGCTCGAGGGCCAAGTGCATTAAATGCACATATTGTAACATGTATTTTTCCCCGAATAAATTCATATTCCACTCCCATCGCACTCCCGAGTCCAAGTATACACAGCCAGACGCAGCAAACTTCAATTCGTGGAGGCGCCATCTCAAACTAACAGACAAAAGCTCGTCGGATGATGTTGCCCACGCGTGGGAGGATGTTAAAGCGATGTTCAACGGGGGAAGTCGTAAGAGGACGCTACCTATGAGTGGGTCATCCATGTCCTCTCCTTTGAAGTCACATTCCACCAGTAACCCAACTCAAAGAAGTTCCCCCGAGGTACCCCATAAAACGTTGCGCTGTGACGAAGAccgaggtaggcctaacatcagtCTGTCAAATGGCGTCCGGAACTACCCGGTTATCCCTGTGCCCAGTAAGAGCTTTGGGATGCTTCAAAAGATCCAGCCACCGCTCTTCCCCCACCCGTATGGATTCCCTGCGTTTGGACTGTGTCAAAAGAAGGACGACGGAGTGGGAGAGACAAATAAAACCAACGTTTCGGGTGTCTTTTGGCCAGGAGCAAAGGACAGTATTTATCCCTCTTTCCCGATGTTTTGGCCAACAGCAGGTGGCCTGCCGATGCCACCGTATCAACAGTCACCACCCAAACCACCCACAGAGCTCTTAAGTGTCAGACAGAGTGACCTCGAGTTATCGGATCAAAGTGACCGGTGCGCAAACACACCTAAGGATAGCTTTCAAGACAGCGAACGGTGCTCCAGCTCACAATCCACCCGGAACGACGAGGATAAATCCGGGGATGAGGCCCGGTCGACGGAAGGACTCCCCACAACTCCACGGAAGATAAATTACATCTCTGCGTTCAGACCTGTGGTGAAAGACGCCGAAAGCATTGCAAAGCTATACGGCAATAGGGACACGTACAGCGGTGTGCGCTCTGGTTACCTATCGCCAGATTTCGTGAGTGAAAGTTCTAGCTATAGGTCTATGTCCCCGGATGTGGATAGCGTGGACGACCCAGACGTTGACGTGGAGTCAAACAGGGCACACGAGGATGAAGAGTCAGTCCAACTGTCAGTGGAGGACCGTCAGAGTCCCCCGCCCCTCAACTCAGCCCATTCCGGGCCTGAAGATAGTCGAGAGTTGGGGACAAGTCCAGGACCACAACCGGAAGATCCCCACTCCGGGTCCTCTGATGACgagaggcagggtggacaggTGTCAGAGCGCCATGATACACCGGTGTACGAA GTGTACACACATGAAAAGGATGGACACATGCCTTTGAACGGTCCATCTACGTTTGGATCAAAACATAGCAGCCCATTGCAATCGAACG GTGTACTCCATGTTTCCGACCCACACAAACAACGTTCTCCTACAAGAGAGGACGTTCCACAGAGAACCTATCAGGACCAAGCAAAGGAAAGCCCACCAt GCAATGGGGCATTACGTCAGCATGACGTCAGTAGGATCCAGGAAAAAGATATCGAAAACATGGCTAAAG AGGAACTTCAGAAACAGCTTGTCGAACAAGTGGAGCTCAGAAAAAAGTTGGAACGCGAATTTCAAAGTTTAAAAG ATAATTTTCAGGACCAAATGAAGAGGGAACTGTCCTACAGAGAAGAGATGGTCCAACAGCTTCATATTGTCCGAG ACACTTTGTGCAGCGAGTTGGATCAAGAAAGAAAGGCGCGTTATGCAATACAACAGAAGCTAAAAG AAGCTCATGACGCCCTGCACCATTTCTCCTGCAAGATGCTGACCCCTCGCCATTGTACTGGAGCCTGTACTTTCAAACCCCCTCTGCTGCCTCCATAA